The following coding sequences lie in one Mercenaria mercenaria strain notata chromosome 5, MADL_Memer_1, whole genome shotgun sequence genomic window:
- the LOC123558491 gene encoding proton-coupled folate transporter-like has translation MADQSRKCLSTVRLQVGVVSVSYFLFRIGATMFDTIVGPYLLRVVCEKRFLENRTICDRLEQNPVIENEVREYAGFYFILYRLFLNIPAIFSGLFCGAWSDRKGRKIPMLFPCVGIILSAMCFIISLYMGPLAVWVALLGTLIQSVSGNTPVFAMTVNSYIASGSDNDQRTKQISMLYAMSSFGMSFGAFLAGLLKWELLISYGIVIGFQCLTAFVIILFLRETGNNPKNGYTEHKSETETNGITCSNLSSGIKSYISLLTEKGTNSVQTVVIVQLCLTFIYGCDINGVEDVLLMYVTARPFNWSKSWYSYYVSIRHISTGFVLLVLLPFLSNVLKLSDCTVISLGLLCNVSRYVGTGLSNKSWMIYALMTVWSVSLVTRPCNWSTLSKAANEQEQGKMFTLFSITDTVSKCVGSMVYVNLYGATVAFCPSIAFYLMGFVNVVMLLAGIASICYRRVIQCNKNVAKMEPTEKSNLQDSCNSSKLQYVSTKMDLK, from the coding sequence ATGGCGGACCAATCTCGGAAATGCTTGAGTACAGTTCGGTTACAAGTTGGAGTTGTCAGTGTCAGTTATTTCCTATTTAGAATTGGAGCAACCATGTTTGATACAATAGTAGGACCATATTTACTTCGTGTTGTGTGTGAAAAGAGATTTCTGGAAAACAGAACAATTTGTGATCGTCTTGAACAAAATCCAGTGATTGAAAACGAGGTTCGAGAATATGCGGGATTTTATTTCATACTCTATCGGTTGTTTTTGAATATCCCTGCTATATTTTCTGGATTATTTTGTGGAGCATGGAGTGACAGGAAAGGCCGAAAGATACCAATGCTTTTTCCATGTGTAGGAATTATATTATCTGCAATGTGTTTTATTATAAGCTTGTACATGGGACCCCTCGCTGTTTGGGTTGCTTTGCTTGGAACTTTGATACAATCAGTGTCCGGAAATACTCCCGTTTTTGCAATGACTGTAAATTCATACATCGCTTCAGGATCAGATAATGATCAAAGAACGAAACAAATTTCAATGCTTTATGCAATGAGTTCATTCGGAATGAGTTTTGGGGCATTTCTAGCAGGATTATTGAAATGGGAGTTGTTGATTTCTTACGGAATAGTGATTGGATTTCAGTGTTTAACTGcatttgttattattttgtttttacgaGAAACTGGAAATAATCCAAAAAACGGTTATACTGAGCACAAATCAGAAACGGAAACAAACGGCATAACTTGCTCTAACCTGTCTAGTGGAATAAAATCGTATATATCTTTGTTGACGGAAAAGGGAACTAATTCGGTTCAGACAGTTGTTATTGTTCAGCTCTGTCTAACATTTATTTACGGCTGTGATATAAATGGCGTGGAAGATGTTTTACTCATGTACGTAACAGCACGGCCTTTCAACTGGTCTAAATCTTGGTATTCTTATTATGTTTCAATAAGACATATTTCTACGGGGTTCGTCCTTTTGGTTTTATTACCATTTCTATCAAATGTGCTAAAACTCAGTGACTGTACAGTGATAAGTTTAGGATTACTATGTAATGTATCACGGTATGTTGGAACCGGACTAAGCAACAAGTCCTGGATGATATACGCATTAATGACTGTATGGTCTGTATCATTAGTAACCAGACCATGTAACTGGTCAACTCTGAGCAAAGCTGCGAACGAACAAGAGCAGGGGAAAATGTTTACACTTTTTTCTATTACCGACACAGTTTCAAAATGTGTAGGATCAATGGTGTATGTGAATCTGTATGGTGCTACGGTTGCTTTTTGTCCGAGCATTGCTTTTTACCTGATGGGCTTTGTAAATGTTGTTATGTTACTTGCTGGAATTGCTAGCATATGTTATAGAAGGGTAATTCAGTGCAACAAAAACGTAGCTAAAATGGAACCTACTGAGAAAAGCAACCTGCAGGATTCGTGCAATTCTAGCAAGCTACAGTATGTATCAACTAAAATGGATTTAAAGTAA